The window TTGTATATATAGTAGAATACATGACTTAGTGTTTAACTAGGATTATCAATACATAATATAAACACTAGTTATTATCATAATGGGAATGATGAACAACTCTAAGTAAacataatagtttttttttctgatGAAAATGCTTATATCTTCATTAGATTAGAAAAAAACAAGTAAAACAAGAACAACAATAGTTACCTGTTAGTATTTGAGGATAGATAAAGATAGTATTCAAGGATAGATAAAGAGataattaacaataattatctgCAAGAGGGGTTACTATCCCCAATTGTGGAAATCCGCACCTCAACCGGATAAATTCCcagtattttttatatatatatacatattattgTCAACCATTTGTTTGAAAGTACACTTTGGAAATTAAGTGAACTTGACTGGTCACTGGTTTAAAACTAGTAAAATCCTTGTTAGTGGTACATGAAGCCCCTATCCCCATTAGGAAGGCATGTTGTTATGAAGACACCATTttcatcacaagcttcactctTTAATATACAAATGGTCTCGTGAGGAGTGTACTGGTGCACAAATCTCCTTGCCAATTCAACAATTTCCATGTCATCAGACCACACCATATAAGCCAAtttcatttaaattattttataccAACACAATATCAAGAACCAAATCTTGCTCATCGTTCCATTACCTTCTACTAATAAGGTTTAATTCATGATTAGTAAGGTTGGGAAGCAGAGAGGTCAATAACTTTGTACTGAATGTAAATAATCAATCAACTGCCTGATGAGTTTTGACAGTCAAGAAATTAAGCATGAACAGTGAGCACTGACTCTGCAGTGAACCAGCAAAATAAATGTATGCTTGCTATCCAAATGTTCAATCATAGAAGAAAATATATTACCCATGCGCAGATACTTTTCAATTGCATAAAGACTTAAACCAGTAAATACATCAAAAGGAGGTTATACAAGTAGCAACTTTCATGGAAAATGTATAGATGAAAAGAAAATACCAATCCCTCAAGCGGTTCATCGCCCCAACAAAGCAACACGGTCTTTCTGGATTGTTTGTGTTAGATTCATGTCAAAGAGCTCACATCGTATAGGCATCTCCATTTCATAAAAGGGATTCTTCAAGACATAATCTGTGTACAATTCATATATGACTCTCAAGAGACTCTCCATATTTGGAGTTCCTGGTTCGCAGACCACAAAGAACTTTGTTCCTGAAGGAGAAAAAGGAACAAAAAGATCACGCTATGTAAATGAATGTGTAGAATAACAGTAAGCAGCATAGAGAATAATTGtattttgtttttctgttgagaattaatttctcaaaagtTACCTGTCTACCAACTCAAATCTCACATCAATCCCCTAGCCTAACAGACTCCAGCTAACAGCCGAAACCATGAGTCCCTTTAAGTCTAACCTACCCTTATTCTCTCTATCTGTTCTCTATCAAAAGCTCCCAAAATCGGAAATGATGAACTATTTAATTGTTGAGACAAGCACCCAATAATAAATACTTAACCCTTTCCACTGATCATATGATATTAGAAAGCTGCAATTCACATGCCCAAATAACTTGGCAACAATAATCCTCAAGTGAGATTTAAggcaataaaaagaaagaagctcttgacaaatatttttactTCGTTGATTGATTTTTAACTGTTGGTGCTTCTCACCATATTATTCTAATGCTCTAGACTTGGTTAAGAAAATAAACTAACAAGCAAAAGCTCAACATATTTAAACGTATTGTGATAATActtaaaagggtaattaatttattagtccctatattttgacaaaacacactgtttagtccctatattttcgaaaacacatggtaagatccctaacatttttctcagtgaactgtttagtccttccgtctgtttgttagattttttaccgtttatgacttcggaaatgatgaaattaccctttactatttaccttcaaacttcagaagaggaaatccaatttagaagaagaagctatttatatggagaacaagaaaaagaacatttacccaatgcttacgaatttgaacgattaagaagaaaatcaagaagaagaacactcaaagttgatttcagatgcattagagtttaaaggaaaggaaaataaaggaaaagaagaacgcaaatccaaattgactaacagaatcttcatgagagtctaacggtagagactaaacagttcaccgagaaaaacgttagggactaaacagttcactgagaaaaacgttaggaactttaccgtgtgtttttaaaaatatagggactaaatagtgtgtttcgtcaaaatatagggactaataaattaattaccctactTAAAAGTATAAAACTTGTGAGTTAACAATGTCAGTAATTGGACACAAAAGCAACAAGAGAAATGAGTATCCTTATCATTTATTATCCTAGAATCTCATGCAATTCATTTGATAATGAGAATGTTAATAAGATTTAAAGTTTTGGGTACCAGTAAGGGACTGAAAGCAATGCAGGTCAAACGTATCAGCTTCTAGGAGTTCAATGCCTGAACAACCAAGAGTTGGAGATAGCTGCTGAGAGATGGCATGCATGGAATGCCATAAACTAGCCACTCTTAAACTGTCATTTGTGTCCATCCGTCCATGAGTACCATAATCCTAATATTCTCCAATACAAGATAAGCAAAAGATCATCAAACAAGCCTGACATTCAGTTCTTATaaaatactaataataataaagttaaATTCAGTGAAAACCTCAATTATATGAAGAAACATCGCACTCTGCACTAATGAGCTTTTTCACACATTTGGACTATTCTATCACAGTAAAATACAAGGGTGCAATGATCCTAAGTATCCCTAAATGTATTATTATTAGTACAGTTTCCCTGCCATATTAAGAGCCCAGAGTACTTCTAGCTGTTTGTACCATTTTACATACAGGTGCCAAATTTTGATCATTCCCTCCAACTCTTCCTAATTTCATTGACCAAACACAGAAAAGCAAATCTTGCAGATTCTGTTTGAATCTTATGTATTTCGACTGCCTAACATAATGTAAATATCAGAGCCTCTACTTCTATATTATACATTGACTAATCTCCCTTCACTGATTGAAGACAGGCAGAACAAGGATTTGGAAGCAGTACATAAACACACCAGCttctaaatttaataacaatTTCAAGTGCTTCTCATCCTGATTCAATAGAGATAAATTTATCAGCCTTTTGTATATAATTTCCTGTACACCATTACAAACAAATTCCACATAAATCAAACAGAGCATAAGGAATATCATTTACATTACTCGGGATTATATAATTGCTAAACTGACGAATAAATGCCAGATCAAATCTAAGCTTCCAATTTGTGATTTACTAATTCTCTCTTGAACTAAATCGTAGATTTACTTAGAAAATTCTTATAATTCCGCTTCAACCAATCTCTAAAAAATGAAAGGCAACCATTGATCTTAATAAGCAAATTCTTCAATACAGTAAAACACGACTGTAAGTAATTCCAGAGAAACAAAGCCACGAAAGTCGAAGGAGTGGTGATACCTTGTAAAAGATCAGACCGCCTGACTTGTTGATGATGTAAAGGCTATAAATCGAGGCCATATCAGAGAAACTTTCTCGAAATCAAAACAAAGCGGAAGAAAAAAAACCTAATGAGAAAAATGTAAACAGTAATCGAAATCAGTTCAGTTCTCCCCCACTAGGAGCAAATTACTCTTTCCTAAGCTCTGTTCAAACAAATCAGATCTGAACCGTCCATATCCTGGGAGGTGGGTAGGGCCCACATTTTAAAGCTTCAATTGTGCCACGTGTTTCCATATTTTCCTACGTTTTGTATTAAAAGGGCAGAGTCTGAAAGGGGAGGGAGAACATTTATACATTCAACAACTTTTAACTGATTTCATTGAATTGAAGGAAGTGAGGGAAAAATGGCAGTCGTGGAGGTTCATGAACCAGCAATAGAGATAAATGGTCTCAGATTCACATATCCAGGTATCGACGGACACCCGCCGCCTGGTTCTAAACCTTTGATTGATGATTTCTCTCTCGCTCTTAATTCCGGTCACCGATGTCTTCTTGTTGGATCCAATGGCGCTGGTTCGTATCATCTTTACATACTttttgtatttgatatattataagattttGAGGTTTAAAAGTCCTTCTCAGTTTCAGAAGAAAATGGTCGTATATTGTTTGCTAGGATTTTCTTATGTTGAAGGAAGTTACTTAGTGAGATAGTGGTTCTTCGTGGAATCACTATAAACATATGTGATTCTATGCATTCCAAAAATTGAAATCATAATTTTAACTTAGCTGCATTTCTAATGTACTTGAAATTCTGAACTGTAATTCCATTTTATGAATAGGGAAAACCACCATACTGAAGATATTGGGAGGAAAGCACATGGTGGAACCTCATATGGTTCGTGTTTTAGGCAGGTCTGCTTTTCATGACACCGGCTTGACCACATCTGGTGATCTTTCTTATCTTGGAGGAGAGGTTAGTTTTTTTCCCCAATTATGTTTTGCTTTTAGTTCATATTTACCTATATTGTTGGATCTTCGAATAGGATTAGGTTCAAGGGTGTTAACATTTTATTAACAAGCAATGGATACAAACTTCTCTCGTTCGATTAGTGTACTAGAGAATTGCTTGATAACAATTGAATTTTGTGATAGAGAACTGCCCATGGTGATTtcattttctaatagataattGCCATAATGATTACAAGCAATGAAGCAGATGAAAATAACTCTATGGAGTTATGTTTATTCTAATTGCTAGATGGGGAATGGTATAGGCAGTAGCATTTCTGCGTTTTGTTTCCATATCAGTTTCGTTTCTGCTTCCATTTCCGTTTCCTAGCTATGTTtctttagaaataacgtttctcGTTCGTTTCCGTGCAATATAGGTATAGGCTAATATTACTTATGGTTTTTCTTTTGGTCATGTGATAAACATTTTGCAAAATATCAAGCTATGAACAATTACTCTTTTTGTTTCTTCACCAATATTATGCATTTTGAGAATTGACTATCTCAAAAATTCATTTTGTATTGTCCTCTCAATCAAGGTTTTCTTCTGTAGTGGAGACGAGAAGTTGCTTTTGCTGGGTTTGATGTTCCCATACAAATGGATGTTTCTGCAGAGAAAATGATAAGTGGTGTAGCCGGAATTGATCCTCAAAGAAGAGCTGAGCTAATCAAGGTAGAATTTCAATGAGCCCTACTAGTAGTTTTTTGGATTAAATCATGGAAAGTTCTTGTTAACAAGCATCTGTTTTCTCAAATAGATTCACTAAATATATGCATTTATAGAACTCTTTATTCTATATGAGGAATTATGTGTACCAATTTAGAAGATAAtgatcaaatgaatttggtcattaaccgttagatctaggcttattaaatttGAGCCTTAGGATATTTTGAATATCCACCATAGGATTTTAATAAGTatggatctaacggtgaatgaccaaattctacATAGTCgttaaggtccatgtgatcaaaaccgtGAGTAAGTAACCACATAATTTAATCAATTTACTCCTTCAGACAATAAAAGAAGTGCGGAAGTAATTAATATGTTCTATTCATGCAACTTTTGAGAATCTTTACTTAATTAGAAGTTCATCTAACAGTGTTATGTTCATACAATTTTTTAGAATCTTaacttattaattatttggctgcCAACATCAGTATAAGAATGCAATTTGCTTTCTTGATGTGATAGGTATTAGATATTGATCTGTCATGGAGATTGCACAAGGTTTCTGATGGTCAGAGAAGGCGAGTGCAAATATGCATGGGACTGTTAAGGCCATATAAAGTATGTTCATCCTCTGCCCTTTTTTTCAATCAAAGTTTCAGATCTTTTAAGTTGTGCTCTCTGTTTATTTAGCCATCTCATTTTCTTTCAGCAAGCTTTCAAGGTTTTGTATGAAGATGCTCCCTTTTTTTGTATGTCTCATCTCATCCACCTGCGCCTTTATGTAGGTTCTTCTTCTTGATGAGATAACAGTCGACCTTGATGTACTAGCAAGGGCTGACCTTCTGAAGTTCTTAAGAAAGGAATGTGAAGAAAGAGGTGCGACAATTATTTATGCGACACATATATTTGACGGACTAGAAGATTGGCCAACACATATtgtatgtattttttttcttttcaataacTATTCAATGCATCTACATAGTACTTGTCCCACTCAATGTTATAAGTAATCTCTTTTTCTACCAGGTGTATGTGGCTCATGGAAAGTTGCAACTGGCACTGCCAATGGCAAAAGTAAAGGAGACGAGCAATTTGTCGCTTATGGTAAGTTATAAAGCTCAACTCGTAATTTTACAGccatttcagtttagtgattgTCAAGATATCGTAGATTCGGTTGTTTTATAGGACCTGATAACATATGAACATGCAGAGAACAGTAGAGAGCTGGCTCaggaaagaaagagatgaagagagaaggagaagaaaggaaagaaaggaaaGTGGTCTTCCAGAATATGAAAAACAAATCGATGGAAGTCGTGTTACTGGTGATCCAGCTAAAGCTTCTGTTCGCGTCATGAACAATGGTTGGGCTGCAGGAAGACTACATTCAACCATTGCAGGTGAAGATAACTTTTCCTTAAGCTCGAATAGAGTTTTGAGGCAGTGAATGTTGAGATAACAAAAAAGAAACGTAAAAGTAGTACCATTTCTACACATATGAGTTGTTTACATTAAATTTGTGGAGTAAACATGGAAAGGAACATTGAAATTCAACAAAATATCTGTACAAGTTCATTATCTAGTgaaaatctataaatatcaTATTTATGATTCCCTTATGTAcccatttcaatttattttgaaGATCAGTAAAATTACTGAACTCTTTTTTCTAGTTGCTGGTCTCAGTGCTTAATATCAGCTTTGGGCCTGGAAAGAAAAGTCTAATAAAGCCAGAAGCTGCAATATAAGCACGCGTTTGGTTTAAACTTCAGAATCGGAATGATAGGGAATTGAAATTGGAATAAgcatttaataattttatttggtTTAATCCGGAAtgggaatatatatatatatatatatatttatttatttatttcatatccCTATCTCTCCaaccacttttttttttttttttttgataaaagtgTCATATTTCATTTCATAGAATCATAAAGTACAAATACAACACAATAAAACTTCCCACCCATACAGGCTATAGCCAGTATAAGATCCACATAGGGAAAAaaatagactacaaagagcaagataaagactacaaagagcaagaaAAATACtacaaaaagcaataaaaaaccACAAAGGgtacaaatacaacaaaatagAAATCATATACTTCTCGGAAGTCGAATCCCATTGAAAAACAGCTGTAATCCATTCTTCATCATCTAGCCTCTTTcggacattcggatctgagtcctttctttttttgcaaccacgcAAGATCTGCGGACAAGATGAaccttttccgctcttgctaagaccgaaaaaagaataaatgatAAAAGTATAGCTAACAGGTGTAGATCTGACGAAAAAGAGATTCGAGAAAGTATATAGACTTCAAACtagaaagaaaagataaaactgaagctaaagaaacaaaaactaaaacataaatgagaggaagaaggaagacaagtttccttcttcctccttgttgagcgatttccgcaagtgcacggtatacgctaacaaaaacttattttgaaccGGTTAAACTTACTTATAAGATTTATAGTaaggaaaatcgttaaatcggatttggttttgaaattgttagaatgagaattagattagagtatgaagacgttagaaaatattctgatttaagaatgaatttgcaagacatgaacgtttagtactttttagaaaagtaaacaaatatattcgtttgcattaagcaaagaaaacaactttaaactttgtataaattataacgatgaaataaatgacggaacctctaatttttaggctttgaactgtagtcaatcctcctacggtcgggttagatcgctaccttaaccaaattaaaactctttcgagatagaAATTTATCTAagttgttcaacaaagtttccttgtaaagattttgaattaaactacgttttaatgaaaacaccagcatcaatccacttcggatcctttaccaaagtgctgcataaaaatctatcgaatagaacggactttattagatgaaatataaattgatacaagtttacagagaacaaggagcatgaaaacatcctacgacttgcaagtgaacgggttgtcaatcctttccttgggtttcgttagagtttggcAGGTTCaggggcggattctctactcaatcttctcgctgaatcttcggaatagagactggtctatctactaccaaaatgtaaactaaatttgaacaatgtctaaacgctactgtgtttgttattattgaataaacaatgtgtgtacatcatattgctttgaacagaatcgaacttctaatctctgactcatttctgagtcagagtttctgcataactcttacactaatcttaaaatctaactctctcatcatcttttcaactctccatcaactctttatttatagatgttgaagagtcgtgattgaagtgtcgtgtccgttgtggagggtcgtgtccgctgtggagggtcgtttctatccacccgaacgaacgcgtttcttggattttaaacatgtgtttgttgtgctgcaaaggctgctgatcttaccgagaataattaattcttggccgagaatggggaagtgaaatttcagccttcggacgaaAAGGAGAGGCGCTGGAttttagcgtgtcgcgaccgagaatttggattctcggtcgcggccccaaaattctctaccgagaatttgtttcctcaaccgagaatttgacatttcttctgtttctgacctcgtctttgtcctcgttttggtgtaatttgatcttcgtcgtttttaactccttttgtagggtttttattctgtttttaacctattttcgttcctatttggattttaccaaatatttaggtaccttacaagaaagaaacatattcgagcgtaaaaatattctaaacaggtataaacaGCACGAATTcgaagcaaaactgatgtaattattgatgatattttaggtatattttgggcttaacactccTCTAAGAGAACCTGAACAAAAGGAGGCGAGACGGTGGCGGAAGCTTGAAAAGAAAAGGAGCAAAGGGGAAGAAaaagggtagagagatggaggAGCCTCTCTCTCTACAAATCTATTCTTCTATTTGAGATACAATTAGTCTTGAGGAATGCATGCATGATTTGACCGAGGAGCTGGGAGAGTAGGCATGCAAGAAGTAGTTGTAGGACCAAGTAAAGCAACCAAGATTAGATGAGGCACCGTAGATGACTAAAAAACGAATAGAGGAAGCCTCTAAGGGTCTGAAGAAGTAAAATCTCAAACACTTATGAAGTATCGATAAAATGGGATAAGCTCAAGCAGAGGAAGAAACGGATGAAGGTCTCCCACGGGAAATTcttatattatttaaataaaagatGTAGTTAAGTATAATATATGATGTAAGAAGTCGTTTGAGTTGCTCCAAGATTGAATGGtacaatttcaaaaaatttgGTAGAATCGTAATTTCAATTGATTCTTTTTTGGTAAATTTACGGTTTTAACATAGATGTTTCATCATTTAAAAGGatgttgtcctaaaagctaataaaaacatataaaatttcaAGAAATGGAGCATTTTGATGTTTGCTATTAGATTCAAATTGCCCACAATTCAATAGATTGGGTTTTTCTCTGTTCTAAACTTTTTCTAGAAGTTGAAATTGGGTTTCACAAGGCTTCAATAATAAACCTATGAGCTACATAATCGAAAATAAGCTAATTAATCTGGTTAATGTTGTAGAATTGGtttaaaagaagagaagtcaaAGAACAATGAATGTGAAAAGTTTCAGTTTTTGGTTGTTAAGTAGTTCATTTAGGTGATGATGTGTAGTTGAGAATATGGAAGTATAGTAGAGATCTCAATAATTAATTATCATCCTTTTCATCATTTTACCGTTGTCCGTTTCTCCATTATCAATCATATAAGTTTTATTTCTTGATATTAGTATTTCTAATCTGTATTCAATTAGTGCATTCGATTACTCAGTTTCAAACTCACAAACATTTTTTTACGTGGATTCtattctaattaaaattttCTCAGTCTCTAATTTAAACAACTTaaatttctattattattaaaaccaCCCTTAATTGGTGCTCATTTGTGCACAgatcaatttatttataatcTGAAACGGTTTATGCTCAATTAAAATTTGTATATAAACATGTTGGTATCATAAATTGAGACCAATACCACTTAGGCATTAGAACTGGATTCTTTTTCTCAGTATTAATTTCATTAGTCGTTGAAAATCCAATTAATCCTTCCTTAAATTCTGCAAAACACAGCTGATCATGTTCAGGGTATGAAAACaccatataaaataatatttaaaattaattaattactgtTTACAACAAGCCGTCTTAGCTCAGTGGTAGAGCGCGTGGCTTTT is drawn from Euphorbia lathyris chromosome 9, ddEupLath1.1, whole genome shotgun sequence and contains these coding sequences:
- the LOC136206211 gene encoding uncharacterized protein — its product is MASIYSLYIINKSGGLIFYKDYGTHGRMDTNDSLRVASLWHSMHAISQQLSPTLGCSGIELLEADTFDLHCFQSLTGTKFFVVCEPGTPNMESLLRVIYELYTDYVLKNPFYEMEMPIRCELFDMNLTQTIQKDRVALLGR
- the LOC136206210 gene encoding ABC transporter I family member 20 gives rise to the protein MAVVEVHEPAIEINGLRFTYPGIDGHPPPGSKPLIDDFSLALNSGHRCLLVGSNGAGKTTILKILGGKHMVEPHMVRVLGRSAFHDTGLTTSGDLSYLGGEWRREVAFAGFDVPIQMDVSAEKMISGVAGIDPQRRAELIKVLDIDLSWRLHKVSDGQRRRVQICMGLLRPYKVLLLDEITVDLDVLARADLLKFLRKECEERGATIIYATHIFDGLEDWPTHIVYVAHGKLQLALPMAKVKETSNLSLMRTVESWLRKERDEERRRRKERKESGLPEYEKQIDGSRVTGDPAKASVRVMNNGWAAGRLHSTIAGEDNFSLSSNRVLRQ